From the genome of Bacteroides sp. MSB163, one region includes:
- a CDS encoding NVEALA domain-containing protein, which translates to MKTIFFKVTLCVSALAIAGVLWVKVQSTDTLSDIQLANIEALANNSESGTQTCTRAVAWANCYDKRGNWTGLRITAVTEYVVSSVIEICEHARVTSCPSGSM; encoded by the coding sequence ATGAAAACAATTTTTTTTAAAGTAACTTTATGTGTATCAGCACTTGCTATTGCAGGTGTTTTGTGGGTAAAAGTACAATCAACAGATACATTGTCTGATATACAACTTGCCAATATTGAAGCACTTGCTAATAATAGTGAAAGTGGGACTCAAACATGCACTAGAGCAGTTGCATGGGCAAATTGCTATGATAAAAGAGGTAATTGGACTGGATTGAGAATTACAGCTGTGACAGAATATGTGGTGAGTAGTGTTATTGAGATATGTGAACATGCCCGTGTGACTTCATGTCCTAGTGGAAGTATGTAA
- a CDS encoding 6-bladed beta-propeller, whose amino-acid sequence MKHVGIFSFLLLLLFSCTSHDKSKIEEIYSIKLDDVQETTLTCSDIIDIQEWIVLDSLNECTIGDVAKIEEFNEEYYVLDKTIQKCVLVFDEHGKYLRRIGRIGQGPGEYAQVYDFTINRRTGCVAILSGLSKVYVYDLKGEFRVTKQVSESLLWNIASNDCGYLMSSNHHTYTEGENAYLLYAFDSDFNFKGKWMQVLSERMPTLPLLSSALQIVGNEVYYCDVFTNSIYSYMCDTDSVAGKYDILFPAPVPENIFANVMDFMGKQREYDFINEAVINEKNILICYARQGNYNLAIIDFDGTILKNGRYSGHFPKIFHGSDKELLSPVSADEYLSYWEKLPVIHYNGIVSPESNFMILKWIMK is encoded by the coding sequence ATGAAACATGTAGGTATTTTCTCTTTTCTTCTACTTTTGTTATTTTCATGTACTTCTCATGATAAGAGTAAAATAGAAGAAATATATAGTATTAAATTAGACGATGTTCAAGAAACGACTTTGACGTGTTCTGATATCATTGATATTCAGGAGTGGATTGTGCTTGATTCTCTCAATGAGTGCACCATTGGAGATGTTGCAAAAATAGAGGAATTTAATGAAGAATATTATGTTCTTGATAAAACAATTCAGAAATGCGTACTTGTATTTGATGAACATGGAAAGTATTTGCGTCGTATAGGAAGAATTGGCCAAGGTCCCGGAGAATATGCGCAAGTTTATGACTTTACTATCAATAGAAGGACTGGTTGCGTTGCTATTCTTTCCGGACTATCAAAGGTATATGTGTATGATTTGAAAGGAGAGTTCCGGGTAACTAAACAAGTGAGTGAGTCGTTGTTGTGGAATATTGCAAGTAATGATTGCGGGTATCTTATGTCATCTAATCATCATACATATACTGAGGGTGAGAATGCTTATCTGCTATATGCTTTTGACAGTGATTTTAATTTCAAGGGCAAATGGATGCAGGTCCTTTCTGAGCGGATGCCTACTCTGCCTTTGTTATCTTCTGCATTGCAGATAGTCGGAAATGAGGTATATTATTGTGATGTTTTCACCAATTCTATTTATAGCTATATGTGTGATACAGATAGTGTAGCTGGAAAATATGATATACTCTTTCCGGCACCGGTACCGGAAAATATCTTTGCTAATGTTATGGATTTTATGGGAAAGCAAAGAGAATATGACTTTATCAATGAAGCTGTTATTAATGAAAAAAATATCCTGATTTGTTATGCTCGTCAAGGGAATTATAATCTTGCGATTATTGATTTTGATGGCACTATATTAAAAAACGGTCGATACTCAGGTCATTTTCCCAAGATATTTCATGGTAGTGATAAGGAACTTTTGTCTCCTGTTTCAGCGGATGAGTATCTGTCATATTGGGAGAAACTTCCTGTAATACATTATAATGGTATCGTATCCCCTGAAAGTAACTTTATGATACTCAAATGGATTATGAAATAA
- a CDS encoding O-antigen ligase family protein gives MGKIQTYKIKTAVMVLLLFAAICSLLSLVCTTTPELPSGETVGQWIWLGKAVLFSSGCILIASSLQLFGKAYREDALGFPYFYVYVAWSLVLIGAVEAVWGLCQLYGFSVSGHSRYALTGSFFNPGPYGGYLAMVLPVCVHLYLRICGWKGIPARYRIEKGAAAATGMLILCVLPSTMSRSAWIAAAISCIWVAYMNRDKRKWSILWRRYKKHYVSWGTGIFLILSLAAAGMFFLKPDSALGRLFMWKMTCRAIAAHPWGCPTEFACAYGEAQSLYFASGNYAAWEERVAGSPEYAFNEYLEFALAYGIAMCILVLFVIFGCLWMGVRLHRYGICGALISLLVFSFSSYPLHLPAFIVTAICLLLACGIGDVIGKYFVLCVCLVVWLGGYTEKWTQERDACRDWMNARILYRSGAYEAANRAYEKLYPSLGKKGAFLFEYGHSLHKSGRYDESFEYLDQARLYSNDPMILNIMGKNCQALHEYKCAEAFFLISISRLPGRIYPYYLLAKLYSEPTYRDKDKFREMKWNVLNKEPKVHSTAIEEMRREVEEIAENWDTGSNIIHSDDVESEE, from the coding sequence ATGGGAAAAATACAAACTTATAAAATAAAGACAGCAGTAATGGTCTTACTGTTGTTTGCGGCTATATGTTCCTTATTGAGCCTTGTTTGTACGACAACTCCCGAACTTCCTTCCGGAGAAACTGTTGGGCAATGGATTTGGTTAGGGAAGGCTGTGTTGTTTTCTTCTGGATGCATTCTTATTGCTTCTTCCCTGCAGTTGTTTGGAAAGGCTTACAGGGAAGATGCGTTGGGATTTCCGTATTTTTATGTTTATGTAGCGTGGAGTTTAGTTCTTATAGGGGCTGTTGAGGCAGTGTGGGGATTGTGCCAGCTTTATGGATTTTCTGTTTCCGGTCATTCACGTTATGCACTTACAGGTTCTTTTTTCAATCCCGGTCCGTATGGGGGATATCTGGCAATGGTGCTGCCTGTATGTGTCCATTTGTATCTGCGCATTTGTGGCTGGAAGGGGATACCTGCGCGCTATAGAATAGAAAAAGGTGCGGCTGCCGCAACGGGTATGCTTATTCTTTGCGTATTGCCTTCCACTATGAGCCGCTCCGCCTGGATAGCTGCGGCAATAAGCTGTATTTGGGTGGCATATATGAATCGTGACAAACGGAAGTGGAGTATATTGTGGCGTCGCTACAAGAAGCATTATGTTTCATGGGGAACCGGGATATTTTTAATTCTGTCGCTGGCTGCTGCGGGAATGTTCTTTTTGAAACCCGATTCAGCATTGGGGCGTCTGTTCATGTGGAAGATGACTTGCCGGGCTATTGCTGCTCATCCGTGGGGATGCCCTACCGAATTCGCTTGTGCTTATGGTGAGGCTCAGAGTTTATATTTTGCCTCAGGGAACTATGCTGCTTGGGAAGAACGTGTGGCAGGAAGTCCTGAATATGCATTTAATGAGTATCTGGAGTTTGCCCTGGCGTATGGTATCGCTATGTGTATACTGGTGCTGTTTGTAATCTTTGGTTGCCTTTGGATGGGAGTGAGACTTCACCGTTATGGTATCTGTGGTGCCCTTATCTCCTTGCTTGTATTTTCTTTTTCTTCCTATCCGCTGCATCTTCCGGCTTTCATCGTAACTGCTATATGTTTGCTTCTTGCCTGTGGGATAGGTGATGTAATTGGCAAGTACTTTGTTCTTTGTGTTTGTCTGGTGGTGTGGCTCGGAGGCTATACGGAAAAATGGACACAAGAAAGGGATGCTTGCCGGGACTGGATGAATGCGAGAATACTCTATCGCTCGGGGGCTTACGAAGCTGCCAACAGGGCTTATGAAAAGCTTTATCCGTCTTTGGGGAAGAAGGGTGCATTCCTGTTTGAATATGGCCATAGTCTGCATAAATCTGGGCGCTATGACGAATCTTTTGAATATCTGGATCAGGCACGGTTGTATAGTAATGATCCGATGATATTGAATATTATGGGTAAGAACTGTCAGGCGTTACATGAATATAAATGTGCCGAGGCTTTTTTTCTTATTTCTATCAGTCGCCTGCCGGGCAGAATCTATCCTTACTATTTGTTGGCTAAACTCTATTCGGAACCTACATACCGTGACAAGGATAAGTTTAGGGAGATGAAATGGAATGTGTTAAATAAAGAACCTAAGGTACATTCTACAGCTATTGAAGAGATGCGCAGGGAAGTAGAGGAAATAGCAGAGAATTGGGATACAGGGAGTAATATTATACATTCTGATGACGTTGAATCGGAAGAGTGA
- a CDS encoding 6-bladed beta-propeller: MGVLDIINRIGANFLVGSKNINGYAMKLLVLFLIISFLGGCSGGSQKTTIQGDIVEILIDPENFSVDLDLSEILDDSVEIIPLETTEECLISKINRIEFYQDKIFVSDKANAKIFVFTSEGKYLKSIGTQGGGPGEYSFLGDFTLKGDSVVIQDRYNSKYIAYDLYSNAYREIPYDMPHLEIVSFDEIAYLISNYYPSKLGNYNLSKFNLNTLERISLELPFEEDGVDKSAYGLRRYASKCDDTAMLIYPLNDTIYTLSRKMVYPSYVIHFTSRNLPDELNVNKEMLYRYVHKNKYLKGFEYMQNSRDYLIGYYIDEGFRYFIYNKQEGNISVGRWMTMSSLSDLKFIDFYTTVDNQFCILQEAQILSFNWNAVRNQCTNATFKNRMDAIVEKLNEDANPVLFKCNFKM, translated from the coding sequence ATGGGTGTACTAGATATTATTAATAGAATTGGGGCCAACTTTTTAGTTGGCTCCAAAAATATAAATGGATATGCTATGAAATTATTAGTTTTATTTCTGATTATTAGTTTTTTGGGGGGCTGTAGTGGAGGTTCTCAAAAGACAACCATTCAGGGTGATATAGTGGAAATCTTAATAGATCCGGAAAATTTTTCAGTAGATCTGGATTTATCAGAAATACTGGATGATTCGGTTGAAATTATTCCATTGGAAACGACTGAAGAGTGTCTGATATCGAAAATTAATAGAATAGAATTTTATCAGGATAAGATATTTGTGTCAGATAAAGCAAATGCAAAAATATTTGTGTTTACTTCTGAGGGAAAATATCTAAAAAGTATTGGTACACAGGGAGGGGGGCCTGGTGAGTACTCTTTTTTAGGAGATTTCACCTTAAAAGGAGATTCTGTTGTTATTCAGGATCGTTATAATAGCAAATATATTGCATATGATCTATATAGTAATGCATATAGAGAGATTCCGTATGATATGCCTCATTTGGAAATTGTATCATTTGATGAGATTGCTTATCTAATTTCTAATTATTATCCCTCTAAATTAGGGAACTATAATCTTTCAAAATTCAACCTTAATACTTTAGAACGAATATCACTGGAATTACCATTTGAAGAAGATGGTGTTGATAAATCTGCTTACGGGCTAAGAAGATATGCTAGTAAATGCGATGATACAGCTATGCTTATCTACCCATTGAATGATACTATTTACACCTTAAGTAGGAAAATGGTGTATCCTTCTTATGTTATACATTTTACTTCAAGGAATCTTCCTGACGAATTGAATGTTAATAAAGAAATGCTTTATAGGTATGTTCATAAGAATAAATACTTAAAAGGGTTTGAATACATGCAAAATTCTAGGGACTATTTAATTGGTTATTATATCGATGAAGGTTTCAGGTATTTTATATATAATAAACAAGAGGGGAACATTAGTGTGGGGCGGTGGATGACAATGAGTTCACTGAGTGATTTGAAATTCATAGATTTTTATACTACTGTTGATAATCAATTTTGTATTCTTCAGGAAGCACAGATTTTATCTTTCAATTGGAATGCTGTGAGAAATCAATGTACAAATGCTACCTTTAAAAATAGAATGGATGCGATAGTTGAGAAGCTAAATGAAGATGCAAATCCGGTATTGTTCAAATGCAATTTTAAAATGTAG
- a CDS encoding glycoside hydrolase: protein MKYKVLLLALAAITTSCSPQADINYQIIPEQPQQTMDHFSASDAWSMHIIGKWPQEKQDQVADWLFSTENDANGKPKGIGLSLWRFNVGAGSTEQGEASQIGSPWMRTECFLQPDGSYDWDKQQGQRNFLRLAKERGVNKFLAFLNSPPVYFTQNGLATNTGRDGTLNLKAEHYEDFARFLANVIKGVEKKDGIKFDYLSPFNEPDGHWNWIGPKQEGTPATKKEIARAVRLISKEFVKEGIDTEITICEASDYRCMFSTHMTNHERGYEIQSFFCPDSVDTYLGNTPNVPHLIAGHSYWTNTPLESLRDYRRQLRDTLDKYKVDFWQTETCIMGNDEEIGGGGGFDHTMKTALYVARIIHHDIVYAGARSWQWWRAIGGDYKDGLLREYTDPDLHDGKVEDSKLLWILGNYSRFIRPGAVRMSIKATDKSGQVIPEGDNDPQGLMCSAYQNTNGQWVMVVINYADQEKNFTFKVDGPKVKSWQGYRTSDEAGEDLLPIKKLKNEQIAVIPARSVITFVSQD, encoded by the coding sequence ATGAAATACAAAGTATTATTACTCGCCCTCGCCGCAATAACTACTTCGTGTTCACCACAAGCAGATATAAACTATCAGATTATTCCCGAACAGCCTCAGCAAACCATGGATCATTTCAGTGCTTCGGATGCCTGGAGCATGCACATCATAGGCAAATGGCCTCAGGAGAAACAGGACCAAGTAGCCGACTGGTTGTTCAGTACAGAAAATGACGCTAACGGAAAGCCCAAAGGAATCGGGCTTTCTCTGTGGCGCTTCAATGTAGGTGCAGGAAGCACGGAACAGGGCGAAGCCAGTCAGATAGGCTCCCCTTGGATGCGTACCGAATGTTTTCTGCAACCGGACGGAAGCTATGACTGGGACAAGCAACAGGGACAGCGTAATTTCCTCCGGTTAGCAAAGGAACGTGGAGTCAATAAATTCCTTGCTTTCCTAAACTCTCCACCCGTTTATTTCACTCAAAACGGGCTTGCCACCAACACCGGACGTGACGGCACACTGAATCTGAAAGCGGAACATTATGAAGACTTCGCCCGCTTTCTGGCAAATGTGATAAAAGGAGTTGAAAAGAAAGACGGCATTAAGTTCGATTACCTCTCCCCTTTCAACGAACCGGACGGACACTGGAATTGGATAGGTCCCAAACAAGAAGGCACCCCGGCAACAAAGAAAGAAATTGCCCGTGCCGTACGCCTCATCAGCAAAGAGTTTGTGAAAGAGGGTATTGATACGGAAATCACCATCTGCGAAGCGTCAGACTATCGTTGTATGTTCTCCACACACATGACAAACCATGAACGTGGATACGAAATACAATCTTTCTTCTGTCCCGACAGTGTAGATACTTATCTGGGAAATACCCCGAATGTCCCCCATCTCATTGCAGGACACAGCTATTGGACCAATACGCCTTTAGAGAGTCTGAGAGATTACCGTCGTCAGTTACGTGATACACTGGACAAATACAAAGTCGACTTCTGGCAAACGGAAACCTGCATTATGGGGAACGATGAAGAAATTGGCGGAGGCGGTGGATTTGATCATACAATGAAAACAGCTCTCTATGTGGCCCGTATCATTCATCACGACATTGTTTATGCAGGAGCACGTAGCTGGCAGTGGTGGCGTGCCATAGGCGGTGACTACAAAGACGGATTGCTACGCGAATACACTGATCCCGATCTTCATGACGGTAAAGTGGAAGACTCTAAATTATTATGGATATTAGGTAATTACAGCCGCTTTATACGTCCGGGAGCTGTACGCATGTCTATTAAGGCAACAGACAAATCCGGACAGGTAATCCCGGAAGGAGATAATGATCCCCAAGGGCTCATGTGTTCTGCTTATCAGAATACAAACGGACAATGGGTAATGGTAGTTATCAACTACGCTGATCAGGAGAAAAATTTCACTTTCAAAGTGGATGGTCCCAAAGTAAAGTCATGGCAAGGCTACCGCACCTCAGATGAAGCAGGTGAAGATCTTCTACCCATTAAGAAACTGAAAAATGAACAGATAGCAGTGATTCCTGCACGTTCCGTTATCACTTTTGTTTCTCAGGATTAA
- a CDS encoding suppressor of fused domain protein — translation MSIGFRLTTKCKSVSSFQKLLDVVAARHAASVNHTEDYSELSVCRLGNIFFNYEQEEDDIAVIGDCQTNLLGAGFHKAAIDIVDELVELRDSSTEVEDDTEYYEHRDFERMRSEHFYHWLNAIVELCRERMKENCSMSAICWDCNKYMPRGIEGTVVSPFGRICPEHLVERIKGEGIERLASEFFMWNNEERDALFYRNTALSALWEDCYFMPSARSEEDMEINLFIIENLEKAAAMDTSLAFPKEDYLLLCRLAEKEPVDVSALPDFISEFPIGYRKDKVTYTLGNLKFDLPGNYLYFEEDDSRGYYDGEDENWHVVRMSAYSMPDDEADYLEDDENVLIEEKFFENGKCRLYDLGGEEEEANDEYVCQCQIITEHQFTLFTLSCEGKDEAMCFSADFIDHLTATKTNKHDKLLQQIEQWNADDEEQKIIDAILEVPEEERTAELTGLLARSYNNQGNYNEAIEQLLSVKEECKEDALWFYRLGYAYYYLNQLDKAQKAFEHSLELDPSDEDAKEYIENCKNGVLPHPEMYEEEELDALEAHIDKFFGHSDHVFHEIASPDIHVDIFIVEPTAERNYYTLVTSGMGAHRMNVPKELAEYKLERAEIVVYLPADWNISDHEEKNYWPLRWLKILARLPLEEDSWLGWGHSVPNGKPFAENTQLSSVLLINPENVGEGAAVCQLPNGEEVNFYQMIPLYEEEVNFKIQNGAETLLGKMGEISAVVDIHRLNVCEGFGRPEE, via the coding sequence ATGAGTATAGGTTTCAGATTAACAACGAAATGCAAAAGCGTTTCTTCATTTCAGAAATTGTTGGATGTAGTTGCTGCCCGGCACGCGGCATCTGTCAATCATACAGAAGATTATTCTGAATTATCAGTCTGCCGTTTAGGAAATATATTCTTCAATTATGAACAGGAAGAAGATGATATAGCTGTTATAGGTGATTGTCAGACTAACCTGTTGGGAGCAGGTTTTCATAAGGCTGCGATAGATATCGTTGACGAGTTGGTGGAACTGAGAGACTCCTCTACTGAGGTGGAGGACGATACGGAATATTATGAGCATAGGGATTTTGAGCGGATGCGTTCCGAACATTTCTATCACTGGCTGAACGCCATTGTAGAACTCTGCCGTGAACGTATGAAGGAGAATTGCAGCATGTCTGCCATTTGTTGGGATTGTAATAAGTACATGCCCCGTGGGATAGAAGGAACGGTGGTATCTCCTTTCGGAAGAATATGTCCGGAGCACTTAGTCGAACGGATAAAAGGTGAAGGTATCGAGAGGTTGGCAAGCGAATTTTTCATGTGGAATAATGAAGAGCGTGATGCATTATTCTATCGGAATACGGCTTTGAGTGCCTTGTGGGAAGATTGCTATTTTATGCCTTCCGCGCGTAGCGAAGAAGATATGGAAATCAATTTGTTCATTATAGAAAACCTGGAGAAGGCTGCCGCAATGGATACGTCTCTTGCTTTCCCGAAAGAAGACTATCTGTTACTTTGTCGTTTGGCGGAAAAAGAGCCGGTAGATGTTTCTGCATTGCCGGATTTCATAAGTGAATTTCCAATTGGTTATCGCAAGGACAAAGTGACCTATACATTAGGAAATCTAAAGTTTGATCTTCCGGGTAATTACCTTTATTTTGAAGAGGATGATTCTCGCGGGTATTATGATGGAGAAGACGAGAATTGGCATGTAGTGCGAATGTCGGCATATTCTATGCCCGATGACGAAGCGGACTATCTGGAAGACGATGAGAATGTGCTGATTGAGGAGAAGTTTTTTGAAAACGGTAAGTGCAGGCTTTATGATCTGGGTGGAGAAGAAGAGGAAGCCAATGATGAATATGTGTGCCAATGCCAGATTATCACTGAGCATCAGTTCACCCTGTTTACTCTTTCGTGCGAGGGAAAGGATGAAGCAATGTGCTTTTCAGCCGACTTTATCGATCATCTGACTGCTACTAAAACGAACAAGCATGATAAATTGCTCCAGCAAATAGAACAGTGGAATGCGGACGATGAGGAGCAGAAGATAATTGACGCCATTCTGGAAGTTCCTGAAGAGGAGAGGACTGCGGAATTGACGGGGCTTTTGGCGCGCTCGTACAATAATCAGGGGAATTATAATGAAGCCATTGAACAGCTTCTTTCAGTAAAGGAAGAATGTAAGGAAGACGCGCTTTGGTTCTATCGACTGGGTTATGCTTATTATTATCTGAATCAACTGGATAAGGCACAGAAAGCCTTTGAGCATTCATTGGAATTGGACCCCAGCGATGAAGATGCGAAGGAATACATTGAAAATTGTAAGAATGGTGTTTTGCCTCATCCTGAGATGTACGAAGAGGAGGAATTGGATGCTCTTGAAGCGCATATTGACAAGTTCTTCGGTCATTCGGATCATGTGTTCCATGAGATCGCTTCACCGGATATCCATGTGGATATCTTTATTGTCGAGCCGACGGCTGAGAGGAATTATTACACGCTGGTCACATCGGGCATGGGTGCCCATCGGATGAATGTACCCAAGGAACTGGCTGAGTATAAGCTGGAGCGTGCGGAGATAGTGGTATATTTACCTGCCGACTGGAATATTTCTGACCATGAAGAAAAGAATTACTGGCCGCTACGTTGGCTGAAGATACTTGCCCGTCTGCCGTTAGAAGAGGACTCTTGGTTAGGTTGGGGGCATTCTGTACCCAACGGGAAACCGTTTGCAGAGAATACTCAGCTTTCCAGTGTATTATTGATCAATCCGGAGAATGTGGGAGAAGGAGCTGCTGTTTGCCAATTGCCTAATGGGGAAGAAGTGAATTTCTATCAGATGATTCCACTGTATGAAGAAGAAGTCAACTTCAAGATTCAGAATGGTGCGGAAACATTGTTAGGGAAGATGGGAGAAATAAGTGCAGTGGTAGATATTCATCGTTTGAATGTCTGCGAGGGATTTGGTCGGCCGGAAGAATAG
- a CDS encoding helix-turn-helix transcriptional regulator encodes METYHDNWNACLLFRNKQLTKQLKDYQNASALAECSSSLLVSMGQLLCLHQHPSYGLVRDEAEWANLFTVIDMLYGDCLSETLSSYGLSMQELKLCYLVRARLGNKAIAVLFNITPRSVLKAKQRIKGKLTLSATDCLDTYIQQY; translated from the coding sequence ATGGAAACTTATCATGATAACTGGAATGCCTGTCTGTTATTCCGCAATAAACAATTAACTAAACAACTGAAAGACTATCAGAATGCCTCGGCACTGGCTGAATGTTCTTCTTCCCTGCTTGTGTCTATGGGGCAATTGCTTTGTCTTCATCAGCATCCGTCTTACGGACTTGTCCGGGATGAGGCTGAGTGGGCGAATCTGTTTACTGTCATTGATATGCTGTATGGTGATTGCCTGTCGGAGACGTTATCTTCATATGGACTGAGTATGCAGGAATTGAAGTTATGTTACCTGGTTCGTGCCCGGTTGGGTAATAAGGCTATTGCAGTTCTCTTCAATATAACTCCCCGTTCGGTGCTGAAGGCAAAGCAACGTATAAAAGGAAAATTGACTTTATCGGCTACGGATTGTTTGGATACGTATATACAGCAATATTGA
- the lepB gene encoding signal peptidase I: MENNSSGKKKKGASWVVDKFLNLFLIACGVVVIWILLQVTSIATFKIPSDSMEPALLAGDNILVNKWVMGGRIFNIWDAIDGKEVKISRLPALGKIKRNDVLVFNFPYPARWDSIGLNLMSYYVKRCVALPGDTFEIKKAHYRVRGCETSLGNVESQDALMRMAANGTEKDYGIVMSGYPYNGLVDWDIINFGPLYLPARGDDIEMNPKHVALYRNAIEWEQNKKLLLRGDTVLLNDSVIRNYRFKENYYFMTGDKVMNSQDSRYWGLLPEPFIVGKAVRVWKSVDRGTDEIRWKRIFRKIK; encoded by the coding sequence ATGGAAAACAACAGTTCTGGTAAGAAAAAGAAAGGGGCGTCTTGGGTTGTTGACAAGTTCCTCAACCTGTTCCTGATAGCTTGTGGAGTAGTGGTGATATGGATACTGCTTCAGGTGACCAGTATCGCTACTTTCAAGATTCCTTCCGACTCAATGGAACCTGCCCTGCTTGCCGGAGATAATATTTTGGTGAATAAGTGGGTGATGGGTGGGCGCATTTTTAATATATGGGATGCCATAGATGGAAAAGAAGTGAAGATTTCACGTCTCCCGGCTTTAGGGAAGATTAAGAGGAATGATGTGCTTGTTTTCAATTTTCCTTATCCGGCACGATGGGATAGCATTGGTCTGAACCTGATGTCTTACTATGTAAAGCGATGTGTAGCTTTGCCAGGGGATACGTTTGAGATCAAGAAGGCTCACTACCGGGTGCGTGGTTGTGAAACGTCATTGGGCAATGTGGAATCACAGGATGCATTGATGCGTATGGCAGCAAATGGCACGGAAAAAGATTATGGAATAGTGATGAGTGGTTATCCTTATAATGGATTGGTGGATTGGGATATCATAAACTTTGGGCCTTTGTATCTTCCGGCAAGAGGAGATGATATAGAGATGAATCCTAAACATGTGGCTCTGTATCGGAATGCGATAGAGTGGGAACAAAACAAGAAGCTGTTGCTGCGTGGTGATACGGTTTTGCTGAATGACAGCGTGATACGGAATTATCGTTTTAAAGAGAATTATTACTTTATGACTGGTGATAAGGTGATGAATTCACAGGATTCCCGTTATTGGGGTCTGCTTCCGGAACCTTTCATTGTGGGTAAGGCTGTTCGGGTATGGAAGTCGGTGGATAGGGGGACGGATGAAATTCGGTGGAAACGTATATTTAGAAAGATAAAATAA